In Quadrisphaera sp. DSM 44207, one DNA window encodes the following:
- a CDS encoding tRNA (cytidine(34)-2'-O)-methyltransferase — protein MFHVVLLHPEIPPDTGNAIRMVACTGASLHLVEPLGFVLDDARLRRAGLDYHDLARVHVHADLPALWEALAGDGPLPRVYAFSTAATTRYTDVAYAPGDALLFGRESTGLPEEVQRAPQVTERLRIPMVPGRRSLNLSNSAAIAVHEAWRQHGFAGGA, from the coding sequence GTGTTCCACGTCGTCCTGCTCCACCCGGAGATCCCCCCGGACACCGGCAACGCCATCCGGATGGTCGCCTGCACCGGCGCCTCGCTGCACCTGGTCGAGCCGCTCGGCTTCGTGCTGGACGACGCCCGCCTGCGCCGCGCCGGCCTGGACTACCACGACCTCGCCCGGGTGCACGTGCACGCGGACCTGCCGGCGCTGTGGGAGGCGCTGGCCGGCGACGGGCCCCTGCCGCGCGTCTACGCGTTCTCGACGGCGGCGACGACGCGCTACACCGACGTCGCCTACGCGCCCGGCGACGCGCTGCTGTTCGGCCGGGAGTCCACCGGCCTGCCCGAGGAGGTCCAGCGCGCGCCGCAGGTGACCGAGCGGCTGCGGATCCCGATGGTGCCCGGGCGCCGCTCGCTGAACCTGTCGAACTCGGCCGCGATCGCCGTCCACGAGGCGTGGCGCCAGCACGGCTTCGCCGGCGGGGCGTGA
- a CDS encoding NAD(P)-binding oxidoreductase, with amino-acid sequence MRIAVAGAHGQIARPLIRLLAAEGDEVVGLVRDADHVADVEADGASAAVVDLEHADVEDVAAALQGCEAVVFAAGAGTGSGAARKETMDRGGAALLADAAERAGADRYLLVSAMGVESVRDGAVPQGLPEPMLPYLRAKLASEDDLRSRDLAWTVLRPGALTDEPGSGRVRLAPSAEPGSVPRADVAAVLAALLRSGRAGGLVLELVEGGDPVPDAVAAATSG; translated from the coding sequence ATGAGGATCGCCGTCGCCGGGGCCCACGGCCAGATCGCCCGCCCGCTGATCCGCCTGCTCGCCGCCGAGGGCGACGAGGTCGTCGGGCTGGTGCGCGACGCCGACCACGTCGCCGACGTCGAGGCGGACGGCGCGAGCGCCGCCGTGGTGGACCTCGAGCACGCGGACGTCGAGGACGTCGCCGCGGCCCTGCAGGGCTGCGAGGCCGTCGTCTTCGCCGCCGGCGCCGGGACCGGCAGCGGCGCCGCCCGCAAGGAGACGATGGACCGCGGCGGCGCCGCGCTGCTGGCCGACGCCGCCGAGCGCGCCGGGGCGGACCGGTACCTGCTCGTCTCGGCGATGGGCGTGGAGTCGGTGCGCGACGGCGCGGTGCCGCAGGGCCTGCCCGAGCCGATGCTGCCCTACCTGCGCGCCAAGCTCGCCTCCGAGGACGACCTGCGCTCGCGCGACCTGGCGTGGACGGTGCTGCGCCCCGGCGCCCTCACCGACGAGCCCGGCTCCGGGCGGGTGCGGCTGGCGCCGAGCGCGGAGCCCGGCAGCGTCCCGCGGGCCGACGTCGCCGCCGTCCTCGCGGCGCTGCTGCGCTCCGGGCGCGCCGGCGGGCTGGTGCTCGAGCTGGTCGAGGGCGGGGACCCGGTGCCCGACGCCGTGGCCGCGGCCACGAGCGGCTGA
- the purU gene encoding formyltetrahydrofolate deformylase, with translation MSAPAYVLSLTCPDGPGIVHAVTGVLADLGGNISDSQQFGDPDTGRFSMRVQVHFPQAAGVDAAALREAFAPVAASFAMDWQVDVLGRRLRTLVMVSRAGHCLNDLLFRQRSGLLPIEVPAIVGNHADLAPLADFYGAPFHHVPVAPDTREAADDRLLGLVADLDVELVVLARYMQILSPRLCEALAGRAINIHHSFLPSFKGARPYAQAHERGVKIIGATAHYVTADLDEGPIIEQDVQRVTHAMDVAQLQAIGQDVEAQVLARAVRWHAEHRVLLDGHRTVVFA, from the coding sequence GTGAGCGCGCCGGCCTACGTCCTGAGCCTGACCTGTCCCGACGGGCCCGGCATCGTCCACGCCGTCACGGGGGTGCTGGCCGACCTCGGCGGCAACATCAGCGACAGCCAGCAGTTCGGCGACCCCGACACCGGGCGCTTCTCCATGCGCGTGCAGGTGCACTTCCCGCAGGCGGCCGGCGTCGACGCCGCGGCGCTGCGGGAGGCGTTCGCCCCCGTCGCGGCGAGCTTCGCGATGGACTGGCAGGTCGACGTCCTCGGACGCCGCCTGCGCACCCTGGTGATGGTCAGCCGCGCCGGGCACTGCCTCAACGACCTGCTGTTCCGCCAGCGCTCGGGGCTGCTGCCGATCGAGGTCCCGGCCATCGTCGGCAACCACGCGGACCTGGCGCCGCTGGCGGACTTCTACGGCGCGCCCTTCCACCACGTGCCGGTCGCCCCGGACACCCGCGAGGCCGCCGACGACCGCCTGCTGGGCCTGGTCGCCGACCTCGACGTCGAGCTGGTGGTGCTGGCCCGGTACATGCAGATCCTGTCCCCGCGCCTGTGCGAGGCCCTGGCGGGGCGGGCCATCAACATCCACCACTCGTTCCTGCCGAGCTTCAAGGGCGCGCGCCCCTACGCGCAGGCGCACGAGCGCGGCGTGAAGATCATCGGCGCGACGGCGCACTACGTCACCGCCGACCTGGACGAGGGGCCGATCATCGAGCAGGACGTCCAGCGCGTCACCCACGCGATGGACGTCGCCCAGCTGCAGGCGATCGGCCAGGACGTCGAGGCGCAGGTGCTGGCCCGCGCGGTGCGCTGGCACGCCGAGCACCGAGTGCTGCTCGACGGCCACCGCACCGTCGTCTTCGCCTGA
- a CDS encoding bifunctional methylenetetrahydrofolate dehydrogenase/methenyltetrahydrofolate cyclohydrolase — MTARLLDGKATATAIKAELRERVQALAERGVRPGLGTVLVGDDPGSRAYVRGKHRDCAEVGIASLRVDLPATASQAQVEDAVRGLNADPACTGYIVQLPLPAGLDADRVVRLVDPLKDADGLHPANLGELVARVSGPITTPLPCTPRGVVDILLRHDVDLSGAEVCVVGRSVIVGRTLGLMLTRRGIDATVTSCHTGTRDLAAHTRAADVVVAAAGVVGMITPDVVRPGAVVVDVGINRVHDPEVGDRLVGDVDPAVAEVAGWFTPVPGGIGPMTRAMLLANVVEAAERSLAPS; from the coding sequence ATGACCGCCCGACTGCTCGACGGCAAGGCCACCGCGACGGCGATCAAGGCCGAGCTGCGCGAGCGCGTGCAGGCCCTCGCCGAGCGCGGCGTGCGCCCCGGGCTCGGCACGGTGCTCGTGGGAGATGACCCCGGCAGCCGGGCGTACGTGCGCGGCAAGCACCGCGACTGCGCCGAGGTCGGCATCGCCTCCCTGCGCGTGGACCTGCCGGCGACCGCCTCCCAGGCGCAGGTCGAGGACGCCGTGCGGGGCCTGAACGCCGACCCGGCCTGCACCGGCTACATCGTGCAGCTGCCGCTGCCCGCCGGCCTCGACGCCGACCGGGTGGTGCGGCTCGTCGACCCGCTCAAGGACGCCGACGGCCTGCACCCGGCGAACCTCGGGGAGCTGGTGGCGCGCGTGTCCGGGCCGATCACGACGCCGCTGCCGTGCACGCCGCGCGGCGTGGTCGACATCCTGCTGCGCCACGACGTCGACCTCTCCGGCGCCGAGGTCTGCGTCGTGGGCCGCAGCGTCATCGTCGGGCGCACGCTCGGGCTGATGCTCACCCGGCGCGGCATCGACGCCACCGTGACGTCGTGCCACACCGGCACCCGCGACCTCGCCGCCCACACGCGGGCCGCGGACGTCGTCGTCGCGGCGGCCGGCGTCGTCGGGATGATCACGCCCGACGTGGTGCGCCCGGGCGCGGTCGTCGTCGACGTCGGCATCAACCGCGTGCACGACCCCGAGGTCGGCGACCGCCTGGTCGGGGACGTCGACCCCGCCGTCGCCGAGGTCGCCGGCTGGTTCACGCCGGTGCCGGGCGGGATCGGGCCGATGACGCGCGCGATGCTGCTCGCCAACGTGGTGGAGGCGGCGGAGCGCTCGCTCGCGCCGTCCTGA
- a CDS encoding diguanylate cyclase domain-containing protein, translating to MTKRSLITISHAIEQAAITSQATRDEPVVLIAMFQRPLYFDRERASYRQLSRATTLTVVGVVDPEPDVPPGVEGIAVDPDEPLAAEWSVVMLTPRAGAALVAVDQERIVPGETSVETGRVFQGWYSFHRRDAETEVDRLRQVFGDRLSHRALTIIDDVLDEADNRRSSSAEDRTAAAVQLFVSALEKSERRVRELRALTEPGGPSSQRDPLTGLPNRAFLRSWIGSGAHTASGTLPVALVLLDVNRLRDVNEWFGRNVGDDVLRGVAEVLSLPLRETDHAVRLDDDEFLVILPGLSLDQATRMAYRLCADIATMRRPSLDPRSGVTAFAAVMTTRERPLPVEELHQALRRGKDEGLSVSIVPSPGEGSSTSRALVPEAAAGDGAPQGATGQDGARRDGAHQDGAALATSVPATSVPATSVPATWSPVVSGATPGALTSEALTSEAPPPEVLTPQAPSPEALTSEVPVAAVAASEVPISVSAVPLGADPGSLGPGGRVLGPPTVVRPPQP from the coding sequence ATGACCAAGCGCAGCCTGATCACGATCTCGCACGCCATCGAGCAGGCGGCCATCACCTCGCAGGCCACCCGCGACGAACCCGTGGTCCTCATCGCGATGTTCCAGCGCCCGCTGTACTTCGACCGCGAGCGCGCGTCCTACCGGCAGCTGAGCAGGGCGACCACCCTGACCGTCGTCGGCGTGGTCGACCCGGAGCCGGACGTGCCTCCGGGCGTGGAGGGCATCGCCGTCGACCCGGACGAGCCGCTGGCGGCCGAGTGGTCGGTGGTCATGCTGACCCCCCGCGCCGGCGCGGCGCTCGTCGCGGTCGACCAGGAGCGCATCGTGCCGGGCGAGACCAGCGTGGAGACGGGCCGGGTGTTCCAGGGGTGGTACAGCTTCCACCGCCGTGACGCCGAGACGGAGGTGGACCGCCTGCGCCAGGTCTTCGGCGACCGGCTCAGCCACCGGGCCCTGACGATCATCGACGACGTCCTCGACGAGGCCGACAACCGGCGCAGCAGCTCCGCCGAGGACCGCACGGCCGCCGCGGTGCAGCTGTTCGTGAGCGCCCTGGAGAAGTCCGAGCGGCGCGTGCGCGAGCTGCGGGCCCTGACGGAGCCCGGTGGGCCCTCCTCGCAGCGCGACCCCCTGACCGGCCTGCCGAACCGCGCCTTCCTGCGCTCCTGGATCGGCTCGGGGGCGCACACCGCCAGCGGCACGCTGCCGGTGGCCCTGGTGCTGCTCGACGTCAACCGGCTGCGCGACGTCAACGAGTGGTTCGGCCGCAACGTCGGTGACGACGTCCTCCGGGGCGTCGCGGAGGTCCTCTCGCTGCCGCTGCGAGAGACCGACCACGCCGTGCGGCTGGACGACGACGAGTTCCTCGTGATCCTGCCGGGGCTGTCGCTGGACCAGGCCACGCGGATGGCCTACCGGCTGTGCGCCGACATCGCCACGATGCGACGGCCCAGCCTCGACCCGCGCTCGGGGGTCACGGCCTTCGCCGCGGTCATGACGACCCGCGAGCGCCCGCTGCCCGTCGAGGAGCTGCACCAGGCGCTGCGGCGCGGGAAGGACGAGGGTCTCTCGGTCAGCATCGTCCCCTCCCCCGGCGAGGGCTCCAGCACCTCCCGCGCCCTCGTGCCGGAGGCAGCGGCCGGGGACGGCGCCCCGCAGGGCGCCACGGGCCAGGACGGCGCTCGGCGGGACGGCGCTCACCAGGACGGCGCGGCCCTGGCCACCTCGGTGCCGGCCACCTCGGTGCCGGCCACCTCGGTCCCGGCCACCTGGAGCCCGGTCGTCTCGGGCGCGACGCCCGGGGCCCTGACGTCGGAGGCCCTGACGTCGGAGGCCCCGCCGCCCGAGGTCCTGACGCCCCAGGCCCCGTCGCCCGAGGCCCTGACGTCGGAGGTCCCGGTCGCCGCCGTCGCGGCGTCCGAGGTCCCCATCTCCGTCTCCGCCGTCCCGCTGGGCGCGGATCCGGGCTCTCTCGGTCCGGGCGGGCGCGTCCTGGGCCCGCCGACGGTGGTGCGGCCGCCGCAGCCCTGA
- a CDS encoding glucose-6-phosphate dehydrogenase, with the protein MSQPGEQPSDRPVVFVLYGATGDLARRLVLPSFAALHRAGRLPRRWALVGSGRSQRSDDDFRAELREAVDDDEAAGAMAPHLHYAGGGFAEDDPGQLLDVLGRVRGELGDDVQLVHYLALPPSTFAPYTRALAAHGLTDGARVVYEKPYGRSAGDFEELDALVRSVLEEEQVFRIDHFLGKEATQQLHVLRFANRVLEQVWSREHVAAVQIDVPETLDVADRAEFYDETGAVLDMLVTHLVQVAAEVALEPPAGPAPEDLQTAREAVIAAFRPIDPDDVVLGQAQGYLDLPEVADGSTTDTFVAARMLVDTDRWRDVPFLMRTGKRLAGSAQQVHLVLREPDTHIPGAAQGRDVPEVLTVDLKGSGGVEVRLTAARPGFEGELVQGTLRLDLAELPEAEPFPAYAALLLDVLRGNRALFTSAAGLREAWRVVDPLLAHRPPVQPYAPGTWGPRGADELAAPHGWLTQAGPGLH; encoded by the coding sequence ATGAGCCAGCCCGGGGAGCAGCCCTCCGACCGGCCCGTCGTCTTCGTCCTCTACGGCGCGACCGGCGACCTGGCGCGCCGCCTCGTGCTGCCCTCCTTCGCGGCGCTGCACCGCGCCGGGCGCCTGCCGCGCCGGTGGGCGCTCGTCGGCAGCGGCCGCTCGCAGCGCTCCGACGACGACTTCCGCGCCGAGCTGCGCGAGGCCGTCGACGACGACGAGGCCGCCGGCGCGATGGCGCCGCACCTGCACTACGCCGGCGGCGGCTTCGCCGAGGACGACCCGGGCCAGCTCCTCGACGTCCTCGGCCGCGTGCGCGGGGAGCTGGGCGACGACGTCCAGCTCGTGCACTACCTCGCGCTGCCGCCGTCGACGTTCGCGCCCTACACGAGGGCGCTCGCGGCCCACGGGCTCACCGACGGCGCCCGCGTGGTCTACGAGAAGCCCTACGGGCGCTCGGCCGGCGACTTCGAGGAGCTCGACGCCCTCGTGCGCTCGGTGCTGGAGGAGGAGCAGGTCTTCCGCATCGACCACTTCCTCGGCAAGGAGGCCACCCAGCAGCTGCACGTCCTGCGCTTCGCGAACCGGGTGCTGGAGCAGGTCTGGAGCCGCGAGCACGTGGCGGCCGTGCAGATCGACGTCCCGGAGACCCTCGACGTCGCCGACCGGGCCGAGTTCTACGACGAGACCGGCGCCGTCCTGGACATGCTCGTCACCCACCTGGTGCAGGTGGCCGCCGAGGTGGCGCTGGAGCCGCCGGCCGGGCCCGCGCCGGAGGACCTGCAGACCGCCCGCGAGGCGGTGATCGCCGCCTTCCGCCCGATCGACCCGGACGACGTCGTCCTGGGGCAGGCGCAGGGGTACCTCGACCTGCCGGAGGTCGCCGACGGCTCCACGACCGACACCTTCGTCGCCGCCCGCATGCTCGTCGACACCGACCGCTGGCGCGACGTGCCCTTCCTGATGCGCACCGGCAAGCGCCTCGCCGGCTCCGCGCAGCAGGTCCACCTCGTGCTGCGCGAGCCGGACACGCACATCCCCGGGGCGGCGCAGGGGCGCGACGTCCCCGAGGTGCTCACGGTCGACCTCAAGGGCAGCGGCGGCGTGGAGGTGCGCCTGACCGCCGCCCGGCCCGGGTTCGAGGGGGAGCTGGTGCAGGGGACGCTGCGCCTGGACCTCGCCGAGCTGCCCGAGGCCGAGCCGTTCCCGGCGTACGCGGCGCTGCTGCTCGACGTCCTGCGGGGGAACCGGGCCCTGTTCACCAGCGCCGCCGGGCTGCGGGAGGCCTGGCGCGTCGTCGACCCGCTCCTGGCGCACCGCCCGCCCGTGCAGCCGTACGCCCCCGGCACGTGGGGGCCGCGGGGCGCCGACGAGCTGGCCGCCCCGCACGGCTGGCTGACCCAGGCCGGCCCCGGCCTGCACTAG
- a CDS encoding NADP-dependent isocitrate dehydrogenase has translation MAKIKVEGTVVELDGDEMTRIIWQFIKDRLIHPYLDVDLEYYDLGIEHRDATDDQVTIDAANAIKRHGVGVKCATITPDEARVQEFGLKRMWRSPNGTIRNILGGVIFREPIIISNIPRLVPGWTKPIIVGRHAFGDQYRATDFTFPGPGTLTVTFTPDDGSQPIEHEVFKAPGPGVSLSMYNLDSSIRDFARASLNYGLARRYPVYLSTKNTILKAYDGRFKDVFAEVFETEFKADFDAAGITYEHRLIDDMVAASLKWEGGYVWACKNYDGDVQSDTVAQGFGSLGLMTSVLTTPDGRTVEAEAAHGTVTRHYRQHQQGKPTSTNPIASIFAWTGGLKHRGALDGTPEVTGFAEALERVCVETVESGTMTKDLALLVGPDQGWATTEDFLAALDENLAKTLA, from the coding sequence GTGGCCAAGATCAAGGTCGAGGGCACGGTCGTCGAGCTCGACGGCGACGAGATGACCCGCATCATCTGGCAGTTCATCAAGGACCGCCTGATCCACCCCTACCTCGACGTCGACCTCGAGTACTACGACCTCGGCATCGAGCACCGCGACGCCACGGACGACCAGGTCACGATCGACGCGGCCAACGCCATCAAGCGCCACGGCGTCGGCGTCAAGTGCGCCACCATCACCCCCGACGAGGCGCGCGTGCAGGAGTTCGGGCTGAAGCGGATGTGGCGCTCCCCGAACGGGACGATCCGCAACATCCTCGGCGGCGTGATCTTCCGCGAGCCGATCATCATCAGCAACATCCCGCGGCTGGTACCGGGCTGGACCAAGCCGATCATCGTGGGCCGCCACGCCTTCGGCGACCAGTACCGGGCCACCGACTTCACCTTCCCCGGCCCCGGCACCCTCACCGTGACCTTCACCCCGGACGACGGCTCCCAGCCGATCGAGCACGAGGTGTTCAAGGCCCCCGGCCCGGGCGTGAGCCTGTCGATGTACAACCTCGACAGCTCGATCCGCGACTTCGCGCGCGCGTCGCTGAACTACGGCCTGGCCCGCAGGTACCCGGTGTACCTGTCGACGAAGAACACGATCTTGAAGGCCTACGACGGGCGGTTCAAGGACGTCTTCGCCGAGGTGTTCGAGACCGAATTCAAGGCCGACTTCGACGCCGCCGGCATCACCTACGAGCACCGGCTCATCGACGACATGGTCGCCGCCTCCCTGAAGTGGGAGGGCGGGTACGTGTGGGCCTGCAAGAACTACGACGGCGACGTGCAGTCCGACACCGTCGCGCAGGGCTTCGGCTCCCTGGGCCTGATGACCTCGGTGCTCACCACGCCCGACGGGCGGACCGTGGAGGCGGAGGCGGCGCACGGCACGGTGACCCGGCACTACCGCCAGCACCAGCAGGGGAAGCCGACCTCGACGAACCCGATCGCGTCGATCTTCGCGTGGACCGGCGGGCTGAAGCACCGCGGCGCGCTCGACGGCACCCCGGAGGTCACCGGCTTCGCCGAGGCCCTGGAGCGCGTCTGCGTGGAGACCGTGGAGTCCGGCACGATGACGAAGGACCTCGCGCTGCTCGTCGGCCCCGACCAGGGCTGGGCGACCACCGAGGACTTCCTCGCCGCCCTCGACGAGAACCTCGCGAAGACGCTCGCCTGA
- a CDS encoding AEC family transporter, with amino-acid sequence MSGVLTGFAVVIAVVAVGWLLGRTGVLGPHGQVVLARLVFYVGTPALLVRTLSTADAGAVLAAPLLVTAAAALTSAAAFALVARLGWRRSAEHVVLGSLAASYVNAANIGLPVALYVLGDPSVVAPALLFQLAVLAPAGIAVLDAVGSGSRRPRLAHLVQPLRNPLVLGSAAGIALAVSGAALPAVVADPLGLLAGTAVPCALLAFGLSLHGGARPRLASADVWLVAGLKLVVQPVVAYLVASALGLRGPALEGAVVVAALPTAQNVFVYAVRYDRAVQLARDAVLVTTVLAVPVLVVIALLLG; translated from the coding sequence GTGAGCGGCGTCCTGACCGGCTTCGCCGTCGTCATCGCCGTCGTCGCCGTCGGCTGGCTGCTGGGGCGCACCGGGGTGCTCGGCCCGCACGGGCAGGTCGTGCTCGCCCGGCTGGTCTTCTACGTCGGCACCCCGGCGCTGCTCGTGCGCACGCTCTCGACCGCGGACGCGGGTGCCGTGCTGGCGGCGCCCCTGCTCGTCACCGCGGCCGCCGCCCTCACCAGCGCCGCCGCCTTCGCGCTCGTCGCGCGGCTGGGCTGGCGGCGCTCCGCCGAGCACGTCGTCCTCGGCTCGCTCGCCGCCAGCTACGTCAACGCCGCCAACATCGGCCTCCCGGTGGCCCTGTACGTCCTCGGCGACCCCTCGGTCGTGGCGCCGGCGCTGCTGTTCCAGCTCGCCGTGCTGGCACCGGCGGGGATCGCCGTCCTGGACGCCGTGGGGTCCGGCTCCCGCCGCCCGCGCCTGGCGCACCTGGTGCAGCCGCTGCGCAACCCGCTCGTGCTCGGCTCGGCCGCCGGGATCGCGCTCGCCGTCTCCGGCGCCGCGCTGCCCGCGGTGGTCGCGGACCCCCTCGGGCTGCTCGCCGGCACCGCCGTGCCGTGCGCCCTGCTCGCGTTCGGGCTGTCCCTGCACGGCGGCGCCCGTCCGCGCCTGGCCAGCGCGGACGTGTGGCTGGTGGCGGGGCTGAAGCTGGTCGTGCAGCCGGTGGTCGCCTACCTGGTCGCGAGCGCGCTGGGGCTGCGCGGGCCGGCGCTGGAGGGCGCCGTCGTCGTCGCGGCGCTGCCGACCGCGCAGAACGTCTTCGTCTACGCCGTGCGCTACGACCGCGCCGTGCAGCTGGCGCGCGACGCCGTGCTGGTGACGACCGTGCTGGCGGTGCCCGTGCTCGTCGTGATCGCGCTGCTGCTCGGCTGA
- a CDS encoding aldose epimerase family protein: MSAHPIRTPRTRPARARRRRRALAAALGAGLLTCTAAAPAGADGDRARGGGHPRGDFRDPAASTTVEPFGTAPDGTPVERWTLANGEMTVRVLTYGGVIQTLEVPDAEGDVENVVLGFDDLAGYVGDEDPYFGSLIGRYGNRIAGGRFTLDGTEHQLPLNDGPNTLHGGPEGFDDRVWEATDVGDDDVAALRLELVSPDGDQGFPGTLTTTVTYSLDEASRLSVHYEATTDAPTVVNLTQHTYWNLAGEGSGDVYDHELQIDADGFTPVDETLIPTGEVAPVAGTPFDFREPTAIGERIREADQQILFGQGYDHNWVLDRDDDGAREGSDSEDALEEAAVLHDPDSGRTLTVSTTEPGLQFYSGNFLDGTLVGTGGRTYRQGDGLALETQHFPDSPNQPEFPSTELRPGQVYDSTTVFELSR; this comes from the coding sequence ATGTCCGCACACCCGATCCGAACTCCCCGCACGAGGCCCGCGAGGGCGCGGCGGCGGCGCCGGGCGCTCGCCGCCGCCCTCGGCGCCGGCCTGCTCACCTGCACCGCCGCGGCCCCGGCCGGCGCCGACGGCGACAGGGCCCGGGGCGGGGGCCACCCGCGCGGGGACTTCCGGGACCCCGCGGCCAGCACCACCGTCGAGCCCTTCGGCACCGCTCCCGACGGCACGCCCGTCGAGCGCTGGACCCTGGCCAACGGCGAGATGACGGTGCGCGTGCTGACCTACGGCGGCGTGATCCAGACGCTGGAGGTGCCCGACGCCGAGGGGGACGTCGAGAACGTCGTCCTCGGCTTCGACGACCTCGCCGGCTACGTCGGCGACGAGGACCCCTACTTCGGCTCCCTCATCGGCCGCTACGGCAACCGGATCGCCGGCGGCCGGTTCACCCTCGACGGCACCGAGCACCAGCTGCCCCTCAACGACGGCCCGAACACCCTGCACGGCGGGCCGGAGGGCTTCGACGACCGGGTGTGGGAGGCCACCGACGTCGGGGACGACGACGTGGCCGCCCTGCGGCTGGAGCTGGTCAGCCCGGACGGCGACCAGGGCTTCCCGGGCACCCTGACCACGACCGTCACGTACAGCCTGGACGAGGCCTCGCGCCTGAGCGTGCACTACGAGGCCACCACCGACGCGCCGACCGTGGTGAACCTGACCCAGCACACCTACTGGAACCTCGCGGGCGAGGGCTCCGGGGACGTGTACGACCACGAGCTGCAGATCGACGCCGACGGGTTCACCCCGGTCGACGAGACCCTCATCCCCACCGGGGAGGTCGCGCCGGTGGCGGGCACGCCGTTCGACTTCCGCGAGCCCACGGCCATCGGGGAGCGGATCCGCGAGGCCGACCAGCAGATCCTGTTCGGGCAGGGCTACGACCACAACTGGGTGCTCGACCGCGACGACGACGGTGCGCGAGAGGGCTCGGACAGCGAGGACGCCCTGGAGGAGGCGGCCGTGCTGCACGACCCGGACAGCGGGCGGACCCTGACCGTCTCCACCACCGAGCCGGGCCTGCAGTTCTACTCCGGCAACTTCCTCGACGGCACGCTCGTGGGCACCGGCGGCCGCACCTACCGCCAGGGCGACGGGCTGGCGCTGGAGACCCAGCACTTCCCCGACTCCCCGAACCAGCCGGAGTTCCCCTCCACCGAGCTGCGCCCGGGCCAGGTCTACGACAGCACCACGGTCTTCGAGCTCTCGCGCTGA
- the glyA gene encoding serine hydroxymethyltransferase, which produces MTQTPTRPAAGTSVTDLPLAEVDPEIAAVLDGELARQRGTLEMIASENFAPRAVLEAQGSVLTNKYAEGYPGRRYYGGCEQVDVAEELARSRAKELFGADHANVQPHSGASANAAVMHALIRPGDTILGLELAHGGHLTHGMKANFSGRLYDVATYGVREDTFLVDLDAVRRVALERRPKLIIAGWSAYPRHLDFAAFRAIADEVGALLLVDMAHFAGLVAAGLHPSPVPHADVVTTTVHKTLAGPRSGIVLSRAEHAKKIDSAVFPGQQGGPLMHAVAGKAVAFRIAASEEFRERQARTLAGAQVLAERLSAPDVAAAGASVLTGGTDVHLVLVDLRRSALDGKQAEDRLHEAGITVNRNAVPFDPRPPMVTSGLRIGTPALATRGFGEAEFAEVADVVAGALDPSRDLAPLRARVRELTEAFPLYPGLG; this is translated from the coding sequence GTGACGCAGACCCCGACCCGCCCCGCCGCGGGCACGTCCGTGACCGACCTGCCGCTCGCCGAGGTCGACCCCGAGATCGCCGCCGTCCTGGACGGCGAGCTGGCCCGCCAGCGCGGGACGCTGGAGATGATCGCCAGCGAGAACTTCGCCCCCCGCGCCGTGCTCGAGGCGCAGGGCTCGGTGCTGACGAACAAGTACGCCGAGGGCTACCCGGGCCGCCGCTACTACGGCGGCTGTGAGCAGGTCGACGTCGCCGAGGAGCTGGCGCGCAGCCGCGCGAAGGAGCTCTTCGGCGCCGACCACGCCAACGTCCAGCCCCACTCGGGCGCCTCCGCGAACGCCGCGGTCATGCACGCGCTGATCCGCCCCGGCGACACCATCCTCGGCCTGGAGCTGGCGCACGGCGGGCACCTCACGCACGGCATGAAGGCGAACTTCAGCGGCCGCCTCTACGACGTCGCCACGTACGGGGTGCGCGAGGACACCTTCCTCGTCGACCTGGACGCCGTGCGGCGCGTCGCGCTCGAGCGCCGCCCGAAGCTGATCATCGCCGGCTGGTCCGCCTACCCGCGCCACCTGGACTTCGCCGCGTTCCGCGCGATCGCCGACGAGGTCGGCGCCCTGCTGCTCGTCGACATGGCCCACTTCGCGGGCCTGGTCGCGGCGGGGCTGCACCCCTCCCCGGTGCCGCACGCGGACGTCGTGACCACCACCGTGCACAAGACCCTCGCCGGCCCGCGCAGCGGCATCGTCCTCTCCCGCGCGGAGCACGCGAAGAAGATCGACTCCGCGGTCTTCCCGGGCCAGCAGGGCGGGCCGCTCATGCACGCCGTCGCGGGCAAGGCCGTCGCCTTCAGGATCGCGGCGAGCGAGGAGTTCCGCGAGCGCCAGGCGCGCACGCTCGCCGGCGCGCAGGTGCTCGCCGAGCGCCTCTCGGCCCCGGACGTCGCGGCGGCCGGCGCCAGCGTGCTCACCGGCGGCACCGACGTCCACCTCGTGCTCGTGGACCTGCGCCGCTCGGCCCTCGACGGCAAGCAGGCCGAGGACCGCCTCCACGAGGCGGGCATCACCGTCAACCGCAACGCCGTCCCGTTCGACCCGCGCCCGCCGATGGTGACCTCCGGGTTGCGCATCGGCACGCCCGCCCTGGCCACCCGCGGCTTCGGGGAGGCCGAGTTCGCCGAGGTCGCCGACGTCGTCGCCGGCGCGCTGGACCCCTCCCGCGACCTCGCGCCGCTGCGGGCGCGGGTGCGGGAGCTGACGGAGGCGTTCCCGCTCTACCCGGGCCTGGGCTGA